TTAAAGCATAGGGGCTCCCGGTCGTGATCGAGCGAGAGGAGTGCCAGAGCTCCTTTACATAGCCCGACGCGACGATGTGGCGGGCCGGGGAAGCGCCCCAGCACGCGGACGCGAGGGCTAGAAGAATGCCGCTAAGGTGCGCCATCCGCCGGCCCCTCGCAGAGTTTCCCGTCCCGGATGTGCACGACGCGCTTGGCCCGGGAGAGCACCAAAGCGTCGTGGCTGGAGAAAATGAAGGTGAGGCCGTGGTCGCGGTTCAAGGCTTGCATGAGATCGAGAAGGGAGGCCGCGGTTTTGGAATCCAAATTCGCCGTGGGCTCGTCGGCCAGGACCACCATGGGGCGGTGGACGATGGAGCGCGCGACCGCCACCCTCTGCTGCTGGCCTCCCGAGAGGAGATCAGGCCGCCGATGGGCCTGTTCCGATAGCCCCACCCAGCGCAGGACCTCAAGAGCCCGAGTCCGGCGCTCCTCGGTGGGCATTCCCTGGAGGACAAGGGGATACTCCACGTTTTCGACGGCGGTCAGCACCGGGATGAGGTTATAGGCTTGAAAAACGAATCCGAGGTAGCGCAGGCGAAAGTCCGCCATGGCTTCGGGCTTAAGATCCGAGATGCGCCGGCCCTCGTAGAGGATCTCTCCGTGCGTGGGGTTGTCGAGGATGCCGATGAGGTTGAGCAAGGTGGATTTCCCCGAGCCCGAGGGCCCCGCGATGGCCGTGAATTCCCCGCTGTCAAAGGCGAGACTCATATGGTTGAGGGCCGTGACTTTGTTGGCCGCTGCCCTGGATTTCGCCGCGTAAATTTTCGAAACCTTCTTGACCTCTATGAGGGGGCTAGACATGGCGCAGGGCCTCGGCCGGCTTCATGCGCGCCGCGCGCAGGGCCGGGGGGATCGCGGCCAGAAAGCTCGTCAAGAGCACGCAGGCGGCCGCGTAAAGGTGGTGGGGCCAGGAATAGTTGAGGTAGATGACCGAGGGAAAGGGAAGGAAATAGGACATGGCCTCGCCGATGGGAAGATGGAGGCCCTCGTGGTTATAGTAGGCGATGAAAGTCGAGCCCACCACAAGCCCCAATAGGGTCCCCAAGCCCGCCAAGATCAAAGACTCGGCGAAGATGAGGCGCATGACCCAGGAGGGGCGGGCGCCGATGGCCATGAGCACCCCGAACTCGCGCACGCGCTCGAAAAGGCTCATGAGCAAGGTGTTGAGTATCCCTAAGGCCACGATGAGGAATATGATGATGAGCACGATGTCGAGGATGCCGTCCTGGAATTTTTGGATGCTTAGAATCTCGTGGTCCACGTTCTTCCAGGTGAGGACCTGAACCTGCCGGCCCGACAGCCGGCTCGACAGGTCCTGCTGAACGAGCTCGGCCTCTTGGATATCGGCCAAGCGCCCCACGAACTGGTTGACCTTTCCTCCGCAGGCCAGTAGCTCCTGCGCGGCCTTGAGCGGGACGTAGATGATTTGACCGTCGAAGGATGTGCTGCCCGTGTGGTAGAGACCGGTCACGCGGAAGGCCTCAGCACCCATGCTCCCGTCCTCGGCCTGGGCCATGACCACGACTTTCTCCCCCAGGCGCACGTCCAGTCGCTGGGCGAGCTTGTCGCCCATGGCCACTCCCTTCTCCTCAGGTCCCAGGAATCGCCCCTGGGTGACGTAGCCCGCCATGGCCGTGATTCGGCTTTCCTTATCCGGCTCGACCGCGCAGACCAGCACCCCCACCGAGGCGGCGGTCGAGGAGACGAGCCCGGTGATGGTGATGCGCCGGCCGAAGGCCTTGATCCGCGGTTCCTGTCTTAGAATCTCCTCTATGGAGTCAGGATCTTCTATGTATTTATCCGGGAATTTATACTCCTTGCTGCGGCGGTGCTGGACCTGGATGTGCCCGGTGATGGACCCCGTGGCTTTCTCGATGAGCTGGCGCTGCACGCTCTTGATCATGCTTTGGCCGAACATGATGGCGGCCAGGCCAAAGGCCATGGAGAGTGTTGTGAGTAGGCTCCTGCGGAAATTGCGCCAGACGTTGCGCCAGGCCAGGCGCAGCATTACTGGATCCCTTTTTGCAGGCGGGACAGGCTGAAGAAATTCTCGTCGAAGGCGAGGTCGAACTCAAGCTCCTGGTACGAGATGACGGTTTTGTAGGCGCGCTCCTTCTCCGAGGTCTTCTCCTTGTTTTTCTTGACCGGCAGGCACTCCAGGCGCGAGGGGACCAGGCGCCCGCCCATGCGCTTGATCTCGGAGAAAGCCATGCTTCTCACGAGCTCTCCTCTTTCGCTATAGTCATCCTCGCGCAGGGGCACGGCCTCCGAGCCTGGGTAAAGCGCGGCCCAAAGGATGACCTTGCCCCATACCACCGGGGCGTCGGGCTTGGGGACGGCCTCGACCTTGTAGACCACGCGCTCTTTTTCCTGGTTTTTTTCCAGGAGCTTGTGGTCGTAGTCCTTGACTATGGAGTCGGCCTTCACTATATCCTCGTAGGTGAAGTCCGAGCCCTGCCAGGAGCTGTGCATCATGGTGGGCGGTATCTTGATCACGCGCTCGACCTTGGGCATCCAGACCCACATCTCGTTCTTGCGCCGCAAGGTGATGGTCCCCTTCTCCTTGGCCGGGGCAAGTATCCGGATGAAGGCCATCTCCCGCCCCTGGTTCCAGCCCTCCACCTCCATGCGGCGCTCCCACTGCGGGGTGGAGATGGTCATGGCGAGGCGCGCGCGGCTCGAATTCCCGCGCAGGGCCTTGTTGGCCTCGTCCACGAGCTCGAGGAGGCTCGGTTCCGGCTCGACATGGGTGGTCGGGGTGGAGGCTTGTTGGGCGCGAAGAGGAGTTAGAGTCGGATTTAAAATAAGAAGTGGAAGGAGTTTAAGGAAGCTAGGCATGGAATTTCCTTCATTCTGTCGCTTTTGGAGCCCGAGGTCAACGTCAGGGCAAAAGCCTCTGGAGCAGGTCGGTGTAGTAGACCGTCAGGCGGGCCGGATTTCTCGTCGAGGGCGTCAGCAGGTTGGCGTTCATGCAGTAGGCCCCCCAGCCGCCGTCGCGGCTCCAGCCGACCCAAATGTTCCGGCGCAGGGAATCGAGGTCGTGGCTGATGATTTCCACGCGGGACCTGTGCAGGGCGTCGAAGAGGCCATGCAGGAGATGC
This is a stretch of genomic DNA from Elusimicrobiota bacterium. It encodes these proteins:
- a CDS encoding outer membrane lipoprotein-sorting protein, which produces MPSFLKLLPLLILNPTLTPLRAQQASTPTTHVEPEPSLLELVDEANKALRGNSSRARLAMTISTPQWERRMEVEGWNQGREMAFIRILAPAKEKGTITLRRKNEMWVWMPKVERVIKIPPTMMHSSWQGSDFTYEDIVKADSIVKDYDHKLLEKNQEKERVVYKVEAVPKPDAPVVWGKVILWAALYPGSEAVPLREDDYSERGELVRSMAFSEIKRMGGRLVPSRLECLPVKKNKEKTSEKERAYKTVISYQELEFDLAFDENFFSLSRLQKGIQ
- a CDS encoding ABC transporter permease, coding for MLRLAWRNVWRNFRRSLLTTLSMAFGLAAIMFGQSMIKSVQRQLIEKATGSITGHIQVQHRRSKEYKFPDKYIEDPDSIEEILRQEPRIKAFGRRITITGLVSSTAASVGVLVCAVEPDKESRITAMAGYVTQGRFLGPEEKGVAMGDKLAQRLDVRLGEKVVVMAQAEDGSMGAEAFRVTGLYHTGSTSFDGQIIYVPLKAAQELLACGGKVNQFVGRLADIQEAELVQQDLSSRLSGRQVQVLTWKNVDHEILSIQKFQDGILDIVLIIIFLIVALGILNTLLMSLFERVREFGVLMAIGARPSWVMRLIFAESLILAGLGTLLGLVVGSTFIAYYNHEGLHLPIGEAMSYFLPFPSVIYLNYSWPHHLYAAACVLLTSFLAAIPPALRAARMKPAEALRHV
- a CDS encoding ABC transporter ATP-binding protein; amino-acid sequence: MSSPLIEVKKVSKIYAAKSRAAANKVTALNHMSLAFDSGEFTAIAGPSGSGKSTLLNLIGILDNPTHGEILYEGRRISDLKPEAMADFRLRYLGFVFQAYNLIPVLTAVENVEYPLVLQGMPTEERRTRALEVLRWVGLSEQAHRRPDLLSGGQQQRVAVARSIVHRPMVVLADEPTANLDSKTAASLLDLMQALNRDHGLTFIFSSHDALVLSRAKRVVHIRDGKLCEGPADGAP